A region of Zeugodacus cucurbitae isolate PBARC_wt_2022May chromosome 5, idZeuCucr1.2, whole genome shotgun sequence DNA encodes the following proteins:
- the LOC105212200 gene encoding protein a6 yields the protein MDVTNVTPSKQNKTEAVTPNYSNNKQQNASQKHSGPFYISPSLFDNKRLRQKRLRWAKALLAAAGFKQHHLLQRKKTERRKQVLCDLRADVTIDLLSDEEENTFNNNSDVNSTKTKPIIITKCSTMTISDGPPPLVPISNVHSTPNQLFTQVYAYPNHPIEVSKVPNITLIPVQNLTNTPAAPPVASVAPMPRRIKRKRKSQQPKRHKQLALVNSESIILSDESENDITLVDSLAETTANNMYSLTLEQLETTPPATITSPTSTNNLQPQSPAKTNAYPTLLTPYSAQVDEEVTVSIVPRSSTAGTCLKTNGSELFPMLPDETTVHTVIANRTYELSLTKLREGLASCGISEFANGQQITPARRKGQLVDTPPMVSPNPPPVSLKLSSDLSISLISDDDDDNHEQQQQQRLAAESLLQKQPQLMVQHLQLPAGGVLPAGANVSLVGATRLPPRRRKLG from the exons ATGGATGTCACtaatg TAACGCcatcaaagcaaaacaaaacggaAGCAGTCACACCTAATTATagtaataataaacaacaaaatgcatCTCAAAAACATTCCGGTCCTTTTTACATCTCACCATCGCTATTCGACAACAAACGTCTGCGACAGAAACGTCTCCGTTGGGCCAAAGCTTTGTTGGCGGCGGCAGGCTTCAAGCAGCATCACCTATTGCAACGAAAAAAGACTGAACGCCGCAAACAAGTTTTATGTGATTTACGTGCAGACGTAACTATTGATCTGCTATCGGATGAAGAAGAAAACAcgtttaataataatagtgaCGTTAATTCCACTAAAACAAAACCGATAATTATAACAAAATGTTCAACAATGACCATTTCCGATGGCCCACCACCACTTGTACCGATTTCGAATGTACATTCAACGCCCAACCAACTATTCACACAAGTTTACGCCTACCCGAATCACCCCATAGAAGTATCAAAAGTGCCGAATATAACGCTTATTCCTGTACAAAATCTAACAAACACACCTGCTGCACCACCGGTTGCTTCAGTAGCGCCAATGCCACGTCGTATTAAACGCAAACGTAAATCACAACAACCGAAACGCCATAAACAACTGGCACTCGTCAATAGTGAGAGCATAATTCTTAGTGATGAAAGTGAAAACGATATAACTTTGGTGGATTCATTAGCTGAAACAACTGCCAATAATATGTATTCGCTAACGCTTGAACAACTTGAAACAACGCCGCCAGCTACAATAACATCACCCACATCCACAAACAATTTGCAACCGCAATCGCCTGCTAAAACGAATGCGTACCCCACACTTTTAACACCCTACAGTGCACAAGTTGATGAAGAAGTCACGGTCTCGATTGTGCCACGCTCCTCAACAGCAGGCACTTGTCTCAAAACTAATGGCAGCGAATTGTTTCCCATGCTGCCCGATGAAACCACAGTGCATACAGTTATCGCCAATCGCACGTATGAGCTGTCACTAACAAAACTGCGTGAAGGTCTCGCATCTTGTGGCATTTCGGAGTTTGCAAATGGCCAACAGATAACGCCAGCACGACGCAAAGGACAACTAGTGGACACGCCACCAATGGTCTCGCCTAATCCGCCGCCCGTATCCTTGAAATTATCCAGCGATTTAAGCATTTCCTTGATCTCAGATGACGATGACGACAACcatgagcagcagcagcagcaacgcttAGCGGCTGAAAGTCTCTTACAAAAACAACCACAGTTAATGGTGCAACACCTGCAATTGCCTGCGGGTGGCGTATTGCCAGCCGGTGCGAATGTGTCGTTAGTGGGCGCAACCAGGCTGCCGCCACGGCGCCGGAAACTCGGTtga